Genomic DNA from Nitratidesulfovibrio vulgaris str. Hildenborough:
TGCCGTCTTCGTGGTGGAAGATGTCGACGGCGGCACGGTGGCGCATGAACGCGAGGTCGTTCTGGGCATCGTGGAAGGCAGCCGTGTCGAACTGACGCAGGGCGTCAGGCCGGGTGAGCGCGTCGTGGTGCTGGGGGCGACCCTGCTCCATGATGGCGAACACGTGCGCGTGCTGCCCGGCGGTGCGGAGGTTGCACCCCGATGAGCGAGGGCGGACACAACGACGAACGCTGGCTGCACACGCGCAACAGCGCGCGCTTCTTCGTGGAACAGCGTCACATCGGCTGGGTGCTGCTCGTGGCGACGCTGGTGTGGGGCGTGTGGGCGTGGCATGCCATGCCGCAGCGCAAGGACCCGGAGATTCCCGTGCGTGCCGCCGCCGTGCTGGTGGCGTGGCCCGGTGCCCCTGCCGAGAGGGTCGAAGAGCGCATCACCCGCCGCGTGGAAGAGGCTGTGGGCGGCAACAAGTGGGTCGAGAAGATAGAGTCGGTCTCGCGCACGGGGCTTTCGGTGGTCACCCTGCATCTGCATGAGCGTGTGGCGCAGACAGACACGGTGCTGGACGACATCGGCTTCCGGTTGCAGGAGGTGGGGCAGCTTCCGGATGGCGCGGGGCCGCTTACCTATATCAAGGACTTCGGTGACACCTCTACCCTGATGCTCACGGTGGCGAGTCCGCGCGTGAGCGGGGTGGAGCTCGACATGCGAGCCGTGGGCGTTGCGCGTGCGGTGCGTGCGCTGCGGAATGACGCAGCAGGGGAGGCCCGAGCCGAAGGTGGCGTGATGGCGCGTGCCTCGCAGGCACGTGTCGGCGCGTCTGGTGCCGTCGCCACCGGGCGTCGGGATGTCCCCCGGACCGGCGTTGCCAAGGCAGAAGAAGGTACCCCGCTCCCTGCCATCAATGATGCAGGGGCCGGACGCATGGCCGTTGCGTGGGTCGCACCGTCCGCCATGGATGACGCGGTGTTGCGCCGCCTCGGCGGCCTTGCCGCCGACTGGCTGGTGGCGCACGGCGACGCGACCGCGCCGCGCCTGCACACCGAACCGGGCCTTGTGGTGCTGGATGTGTCGACCCGGCATGACGCCGCAGCGTTGTCGGCGCGTCTAGCCGTCTTTCGCGCTGAACGGGTAGGCGCCAACGCCCTGCATCCCGATCTGTGGGAACCCGCCGTCTTCGCTTCCGGGGACGATGCCCGCGCGGCCCTCGAAGCCGTGGCTGCCGACCGCTATTCGTGGCGCGACCTCGAAGCCTACACCGAAAAGGTGCGGGCCACCCTCGAACGGCTTGGCAGCGTGGGCAAGGTCTCCCGCTGGGGGGTGCGGCCCGAGACGATCTTCATCGACTGGTCGCAGGAGCGGCTGGCCTCGCTGGGGCTCGACCCGCAACAGGTGGCGCAGACGCTCGCCGCCCGCAACACCTCATTGCCCGGCGGGCAGCTTGAGACGCGGGGCCGGGGGGTGCTGCTCGACAGCGAAGGCGAATTGCGTTCGGCGACCGACCTCGCCGAGGTGATGGTGGCGACATCCGCCTCGGGTGCGCCCCTCTATCTGCGCGACGTGGCCGATGTGACCCGGTCGTACAGGGCACCCGTCGAAAACCTCAACCATTTCGTGCACCGCGATGCCGACGGTACATGGCGTCGTGGCAAGGCCATCACCCTCGCGGTGGAGATGCGTTCGGGCGAGCACATCGACGCGTTCTCGCGCGAGGTGGACGCGGCGCTCGGCGACCTGACGCAACGCCTGCCCGAAGACCTGCTCGTGGTGCGCACGTCCGACCAGCCTCGTCAGGTGACGGAGAAGGTCGACCTGTTCACCCTGAGTCTCGAAGAGGCGGTGGTGCTGGTGGTGGCGGTGGCCTTCATCGGTTTCCGTGAGTGGCGTTCGGCGCTGCTCATGGCCCTGTCCATTCCGCTGACGCTGGCCATGACCTTCGGCATGATGCACCTTCTTGGCATCGACCTGCAGCAGATTTCGATAGCCTCTCTCATCCTCGCGCTGGGCCTGCTGGTGGACGACCCGGTGGTGGCGGGCGACGCCATCAAGCGCGAGATAGCGGAGGGAAGGCCACGCCGTCTCGCGGCGTGGCTGGGGCCCACCAAGCTCGCGCGGGCCATCCTGTACGCGACCATCACCAACATCGTGGCATACCTGCCCTTTCTGCTGCTCACGGGTGACAAGGGGCGCTTCCTGTATTCCATGCCCATCGTGGTGGCGTGTTCGCTGGTGGCCTCGCGTATCGTGTCCATGACCTTCATCCCGCTACTCGGTTCGGTGCTGCTCGACGCGGGCAGACGTGAGGGCACGGTGGAGGAACGGCGCGCACGTGGGCTGGGCCGGCTGTACTACGCCGTGGGCGGGTGGGCCATCGACCACCGGTGGAAGGTGCTCGCGGGCTCATTGCTGCTGGTGGTGGCGGGCTTCTGGTTGCAGGGGCAGCTCAAGCCGCAGTTCTTCCCCAAGGACAGGTCGTATCTTTCGTACGTCGACCTCTGGTTGCCGGAGGACGCCACGGTGGAGGCCACGGCGCGCGTCGCGGCCGATGCCGCCCGCATCGTCACCGACAGGGTCGCGGCCTTCGATGCGGAGACGGGCCGGGCCGCCAAGGGGCTGCCGCCTGCGCTGCGTTCCGTGACCGTGTTCACGGGGGGCGGGGGGCCGCGCTTCTGGTTCTCGGTGACGCCCGAACTGCGTCAGCCCAACTACGCGCAACTGCTCGTGGAGGTGTCGGACAACCATCTCACGAAAGAACTCATCGGCCCCTTGCAGCAAGCCCTGTCCGAGCGTCTGCCCTCCGCGAGGGCGGATGTGATGGAACTGGAGAACGGGCCGCCCATCGGCGTGCCCGTGCAACTGCGCCTCTACGGCGACGACATCCCCGCCTTGCGGGCGGAGTCGGAACGGCTGAAGGCCATCCTGCGGGCCGACCCGGATGCCACGCGCGTCAAGGACAACTGGGGTGCCGACACCTTTGTCGCCCGCTTGCGGGTCGACCCGGACAAGGCGGCACTCTCGGGGGTGACCATGCTCGACGTGGCGCGTGCCACGGGCAACGCCGCCACGGGAACCACCGTGACGGCCTTGCGCGAGGGACGGCTCACCGTGCCTGTGGTCTCGCGGTTGCGGCCGGATGAACGTGCCGATGCCACCGATGTGGAGGGTCTCTATGTGGCGGGGCAGGGGGGAACACGCGTGCCCCTGGCGCAGATCGCAGAGCCTGAATATGGCATGGAGACGGCGCGCATCTTCCGGCGCAATCAGCAGCGCTGTGTGGTCATATCGTGTTTCCCGCGCGAGGGGGTGCTGCCTTCAGAGGTGGTGGCCCGCGCCATGCCCGCCATCGGGCGTTTCAGGGCGGACCTGCCCCCGGGCTTCCGGCTGGAGTTCGGCGGCGAGCATGAAGAGCAGGTGAAGGGGTTCAAGGAGCTGGCGGGGGTGATGGGCATCTCCATCGCCATGATCTACATGGCGTTGCTCTTCCAGTTCCGCAATGCCGTGAAGCCGCTCATCGTCTTCGCCGCCATCCCCTACGGCATGACGGGGGCGTTCGCTGCCCTGCGTCTCATGGGACAGCCTTTCGGCTTCATGGCATTCCTCGGCATCGCCAGCCTCATCGGTGTCATCGTCAGCCATATCATCGTGCTGTTCGACTTCATCGAGGAGAAGCGCGAAGAGGGTGAAGACCTTCGGACGGCCCTGCTGGATGCGGGCATCGTACGCTTGCGGCCGGTCATGATCACCGTGGCTGCCACGGTCATCGCACTCTTCCCTCTGGCGCTGCACGGTGGTGCATTATGGGAACCGCTGTGCTATGCACAGGCTGGCGGACTGACGGTCGCCACGTTCGTGACCCTGCTCATGGTTCCCGTCCTGTATGCCATCGCGGTGCTCGACCTGAAGGTCGTGAAATAGACTTCCCATTGTTCGTTTAAACAGGTTGACGGCGGAGTGGGTTGTCTGTAGATAACGCAAGAATAATTAGCTTGCTAATAAGTAACAGGCTTGCTCCGCCTGCGGGACGACTTCGCTACGGGGCGCATATCTTGCCGACATTCCCGGAGGAAACATGGCTTTGAGGTTCTTCATGGGGCAGCGGGTGCTGCCTTTCGTGCTGGTGGTCGCCATGATGGCGGCGCTTACGGGGTGCAAGGAAGAGGCCCAGAAGGGGGCACCGCCCGCTCCTCTCGTCGAGGTGAAGACCATCACCGCAGGCGATGTGCCCGTGACCAGCGAATATGTGGCCCAGACAGCGGGTTCGCGCGAGGTCGAGGTCAGGGCCCGCGTCACAGGCATCCTGCTCAAGCGCACCTACACCGAAGGGCGCCCCATCAAGAAGGGCGCACTCATGTTCGAGATCGACCCCGATACGTACAAGGCGGCGCTCGATCAGGCCGAAGGCCAGCTGGCACAGGAGCAGGCGCGCCTTTCCCGTGCCCGTCTCGAACGTGACCGCGTTCTCGCCCTCTACGCCGACAACGCCGTCAGCCAGAAGGACCGCGACGATGCCGTGACGGAGTTCGACTCTGCCAGCGCTGCCGTCAAGGTGGCACAGGCCCGTGTCAAGGAGGCCCGCATCAACCTCGGCTATACCCGCGTCGATGCGCCCATCGCCGGGGTCACCAGCAAGGAGGTGCGGTCGGAGGGTAGCCTTGTCAGCCCTTCCGCCGACGGCAGCCTGCTCACGACGATCACGAGACTCGACCCCCTGTACGTCAACTTCGGGGTTCCCGGTACCGAGATGAGTTCGCTGCGTCGCCTCATCGAATCCGGCAAGGCCGAGATGCCTGCCGACGGCCTTGCGGTACAGCTGACCCTGCCTGACGGCACGGTCTACGCCCGCACCGGCAAGATCACCTTCACCGACAAGCAGGTCGACCAGACCACCGGCACCGTGCGCAGCCGCGCCGAGTTCCCGAACCCCGAAGCCGAGGTGATGCCCGGTCAGTTCGTCCGGGCCAAGGTCCTCGGCCTCGTGCTCAAGAACGCCATCATCGTGCCGCAGCGTGCCGTTCTCGAAACCCAGAAGGGCCCCATGGTCTATGTGGTCGGTTCCGACATGGTCGCCAACCTGCGCCCCGTGGTCGTGGCCGAGGCTCTCGGCGGCGACTATCTCATCGAGAAGGGTCTTTCGGGCGGCGAGACCATCATCGTGGAGGGCATCATCAAGGCGCGACCCGGCCAGCCCGTGCGCGTGGCCCAGCCCGCCAACGGGGCCGCCCCCGCAGCCGCCCAGCCCGGCGCAGCCAGCTAGCCCGGAGGAACCCGGATGTTCTCTCGCTTTTTCATCATGCGGCCCATCTTCGCCACGGTCGTCTCGCTGGTCATCATACTGGCGGGCTTCATGGCGATGCGCGGGCTGCCCATCGCACAGTATCCCGACATCATCCCGCCGCAGGTCGAGGTCGAGGCCACCTACTCCGGGGCCAGCCCCGAGGTCGTGGCCGCCACCGTTGCCGCGCCGCTCGAACAGCAGATCAACGGCGTGGACAACATGCTGTACATCAACTCCACCAGTTCGAGTACAGGCACCATGAACCTCATGGTGACGTTCGAGGTGGGGACCGACCCCGACCAGGCGACCATCAACGTCAACAACCGGGTGCAGGCCGCGTTGCCGCAGCTGCCCGAAGACGTGCGCCGCCGCGGCGTCACGGTGACCAAGAAGTCGTCGAACATGCTTCAGGTCATCTCCATGAACTCGCCCGACGAGCGGTACGACACCATCTACATCAGCAACTATGCGCTGGTGAACGTCATCGATGAACTGCGCCGTCTCAAGGGCGTGGGTGACGTGGTGCTGTTCACGGCGCAGGACTACTCCATGCGCGTGTGGTTGCAGCCCGACAAGATGGCCCAACTGCGCCTCACGCCTTCTGACGTCATCGGTGCCATCCAGGAGCAGAACGCCCAGTTCGCCGCCGGTCGCATCGGGCAGCAGCCGCTGCACGACCCGGTCGAACTGACCTTCATGGTCAACACCAAGGGGCGCCTCTCCACCCCTGAAGAGTTCGAGAACATCATCCTCCGCGTCGAGGAGGACGGCTCGACCCTCAAGCTCAAGAGTGTGGCCCGCGTCGAACTCGGCGCCAAG
This window encodes:
- a CDS encoding efflux RND transporter permease subunit; this encodes MSEGGHNDERWLHTRNSARFFVEQRHIGWVLLVATLVWGVWAWHAMPQRKDPEIPVRAAAVLVAWPGAPAERVEERITRRVEEAVGGNKWVEKIESVSRTGLSVVTLHLHERVAQTDTVLDDIGFRLQEVGQLPDGAGPLTYIKDFGDTSTLMLTVASPRVSGVELDMRAVGVARAVRALRNDAAGEARAEGGVMARASQARVGASGAVATGRRDVPRTGVAKAEEGTPLPAINDAGAGRMAVAWVAPSAMDDAVLRRLGGLAADWLVAHGDATAPRLHTEPGLVVLDVSTRHDAAALSARLAVFRAERVGANALHPDLWEPAVFASGDDARAALEAVAADRYSWRDLEAYTEKVRATLERLGSVGKVSRWGVRPETIFIDWSQERLASLGLDPQQVAQTLAARNTSLPGGQLETRGRGVLLDSEGELRSATDLAEVMVATSASGAPLYLRDVADVTRSYRAPVENLNHFVHRDADGTWRRGKAITLAVEMRSGEHIDAFSREVDAALGDLTQRLPEDLLVVRTSDQPRQVTEKVDLFTLSLEEAVVLVVAVAFIGFREWRSALLMALSIPLTLAMTFGMMHLLGIDLQQISIASLILALGLLVDDPVVAGDAIKREIAEGRPRRLAAWLGPTKLARAILYATITNIVAYLPFLLLTGDKGRFLYSMPIVVACSLVASRIVSMTFIPLLGSVLLDAGRREGTVEERRARGLGRLYYAVGGWAIDHRWKVLAGSLLLVVAGFWLQGQLKPQFFPKDRSYLSYVDLWLPEDATVEATARVAADAARIVTDRVAAFDAETGRAAKGLPPALRSVTVFTGGGGPRFWFSVTPELRQPNYAQLLVEVSDNHLTKELIGPLQQALSERLPSARADVMELENGPPIGVPVQLRLYGDDIPALRAESERLKAILRADPDATRVKDNWGADTFVARLRVDPDKAALSGVTMLDVARATGNAATGTTVTALREGRLTVPVVSRLRPDERADATDVEGLYVAGQGGTRVPLAQIAEPEYGMETARIFRRNQQRCVVISCFPREGVLPSEVVARAMPAIGRFRADLPPGFRLEFGGEHEEQVKGFKELAGVMGISIAMIYMALLFQFRNAVKPLIVFAAIPYGMTGAFAALRLMGQPFGFMAFLGIASLIGVIVSHIIVLFDFIEEKREEGEDLRTALLDAGIVRLRPVMITVAATVIALFPLALHGGALWEPLCYAQAGGLTVATFVTLLMVPVLYAIAVLDLKVVK
- a CDS encoding efflux RND transporter periplasmic adaptor subunit; its protein translation is MALRFFMGQRVLPFVLVVAMMAALTGCKEEAQKGAPPAPLVEVKTITAGDVPVTSEYVAQTAGSREVEVRARVTGILLKRTYTEGRPIKKGALMFEIDPDTYKAALDQAEGQLAQEQARLSRARLERDRVLALYADNAVSQKDRDDAVTEFDSASAAVKVAQARVKEARINLGYTRVDAPIAGVTSKEVRSEGSLVSPSADGSLLTTITRLDPLYVNFGVPGTEMSSLRRLIESGKAEMPADGLAVQLTLPDGTVYARTGKITFTDKQVDQTTGTVRSRAEFPNPEAEVMPGQFVRAKVLGLVLKNAIIVPQRAVLETQKGPMVYVVGSDMVANLRPVVVAEALGGDYLIEKGLSGGETIIVEGIIKARPGQPVRVAQPANGAAPAAAQPGAAS